The DNA window TCTAATGAGTATTTTTCATTAGAGCTTTTTGTGATACAAATTTTTAATTATTTTGAAGATTTTTTTCAAAAAAATACTATTTTTTATTTAGTATATATACACTACTTATATTATTTATACCTCTTTAAATTTATACTTTCCTAATAAAGTACAAAAGAATAGCTTTTGATTCTTTTTATGGAAAATATATCAATCTGAAATTTGGGGATTATTTACTATATCCAGAAAATAATTCTTATTATCCAGTGGAAAAAGAAAGGTTTGAAGAACACTATTGTGAACTGATAGATTAAACAGAATTAGGAGATTGAAAAATGAAAAATTTAGAAGATTTTAAAGAAGATATTAAATTTATATTAATTATAACATTTTTAAGTATATTAATTTTTCTTATGGCTTTGTTTATAACTAATTCTATAATCCACTCAATTGTTCTAGTATATTTTATATTAATTCTTATATTACCAATGTTAATAATTTAAAAAAGAGAGGTATAAAAATGGATAAAGCTTTTGCACATATGGAAAAATATGGGTGTAAGTATTGTAATTCAGATAGAAAAATGTAATTTGCTTTAGTAAAGAAGCAAAGAAAAAAGGAAAAAATCTAGCTTATATAGCTGATAAAGACAAATTAAAAGAAATTTATGACTTACTAGGAATATAAAGAAATGTATTAATTAAGTTTAAGGAGTGATTCAGATGTTAATTAAAATTAAAACAAAATCTAAAACGATACTCTATATTTTGAGTGTGTGTACTGTAAAATAAATTATAGTACCACAGAGAAAGTAATATCAAGTATTGATATAAAGAGAGAAAATGGAGCTGATAAAGAAAATATTTCTATGAAAAATAAAGAATTGTCTATAAATTCAGAAAAAATAAAATAAACTTCAATAAATTTAAAAGGATTTATAAACTAAGTGACACATATGTCACATACTTTTAATAGATGGGAGGGAAAAAATGAAATTAATTATAGCTGAAAAGAAAGAATTAGCTGAGGCAATAGTTGTAGCTATACCAGGGGATAAAAAATATAATGGAAATTCTATTACTGTTGGAGATTACATAACTTGCTGGATATATGGGCATATTTTAACTCATAAAGAACCAGAAGAAGTAGATCCTTCATTAAAGAAATGGACATTAGAAAGTTTACCCATATATTTTCCTAAATGGGATAAAAAACCACTATCAAATAAAATAGAGCTTTTTAATACAGTGAAAGAATTGATATGTTCAAATCAAGTGACAGAGATTATACATGCTGGGGATGCTGATAGTGAAGGACAATATCTTGTTGATGAAGTACTTGAATATTGTTCAAATAAAAAACCAGTAAAAAGACTTATGGTTAATGATAACACTCTTGGTGGAGTACAAAAAGCATTTTCAAAAATAGATGATAATTCTAAATATATTTCACTTGGAAAATCTGCTGAAGCAAGAGCAATAGCTGATATGATTGTTGGATTTTCTTTAAGTAGATACTATTCAATTATAAATAATGCAAAATTAAGTGTAGGAAGAGTTCAAACACCTACAATGGCACTTGTAGTAAATAGAGATAATGAAATAAAGAATCATATTAAAGAAAAATATTATAATTTACATTTGAAAACAAATATAAACAATATTGATATAGATTTAAAATACTATACCAAAGAAAAAACAACAGATAAATCTATTCATGAAGAATTTATTAATAAAATTGAAAATAGAACCTCTAATCTAGTTGTAACTAAAAAAGAGAGTTATAGAGCAACACCATTACCATATAATTTAAGTGACTTAGAATCAGATGCAGCAACTTTATTTAAGTATAGTGCTAAAAAGACAATGGATATAACTCAAAGCTTAAGAGATAAACATAAAGCTATCACATACAATAGATCTGATTGTAGGTACTTATCTGAGGAACATTTTAAAGAAGCTCCTAAAATAATTCCAGTAGTGGCACAAAAATTAAATTTTACAGTAACTTTTAATTTCAATGAAAAATCAAAATGTTTTAATGATAAATATGTTACTGCTCATCATGGAATAATACCAACTGGAAGTAGTAATTTTGATGAATTTTCTCAAGAGGAAAAGAATATTTACAAACTAATTGCAGAAAGATATTTTATTCAGTTTTTAGAAAAAGTAAAAGTAGAGAAAACAGAAGCAAAAACTGAAATTGAAGAAATTATATTTAAAAAAAATTCAATAAAAATTTTAGAACCAGGATATACAAAATATTTTAAAGTTTTAGATGATGAAGATAATGAGAATGAAGAAGAAATTGAAAATAAAAAAGAAAATGATTTATCAAAAATTCCAGCTGGAGAATATCAAATAGAAGTTAGCCAATCTAATTTCTTTATAGAAGAAAAAGAAACAGTAGCTAAAAAACCTTATACAGAAGCAACATTGATTAAAGACTTAAATAATATAGCAAAGTATGTAAAAGATCCTGAGATAAGAGAATTATTAAAAAGCAAAGATAAAGATAAAAAAGATGTAAATGGAAGTATAGGTACTACTGCAACTATTCCTGGAATACTTGAAGGACTTATTGAAAAAGGATTTTTAACTAGAAAGGAAGAAAAAATAGTTTCAACAGAACTGGCCAAAGAATATTTAAAAATACTTCCTGAATCTTTAAAAACGCCTGATGCAACTGCTTTATGGTGGAGTATTCAAGAAAAAATAGCTAGAAGTGAAGCTAAACTAGAAGATCTTACTTTATCAGTTCTTGAAGATGTAAAAACAATTGTAAACTCTGAGCATAAAACTATTTCATCTCAATTTTCAAAAGAAAAACAAGAAAAAGAAGTAATAGGAATTTGTCCAAAATGTGGAGAAATTATTTATGAAGGAGAAAAAAATTTTTATTGTAGTGGATATAAAACAGGATGTGACTTTAAGTTATGGAAGAAAATAAAAGTATTCAATCAAAAAGAAGTAACAATAACAAAGCAAGATGCTAAAACTTTACTTAACAAAGGGACAATACTAATAACTGGTCTTACTAATAAAGCTGGTAAAAAATATAAGGCCAACTTTAAACTGGAGATAAGTGATAAATATGTAAATCTCTCATTAGATAGCTTTGTAAATTAAAATAGGAGATTATATGGAAAAAGAGCCTACAATAGAAGAATTAAAAAATTTTCTTGGAGAATACCTAGAACTTAAAGGAATAAACACTTCTTCTGTTTTTAGATGTTTTTCTCCTACTCATGAGGATAAACACCCCAGCATGTCTTTTTATAAAAAAGGAAATATATGTAATTGTTTTGCTTGTGGTGAAAAATATAACATTTTTAGTTTAGTTGGGATGGAATATAACTTAAAAGGATTTAAGGAGCAAAAAGAAAAAGTAATTGAGTTGTATAAAAATAAAGAGCTTATACAAGATGTTAATGCAACAATCTATTCTAAAAAGAATATTAAAGTTGAATTGGAATCAGCTCCTCAACAGAAAGAAACAAAAGAAAGAAAACACCCTGAGCTTGATTACTATTATCTTGAATGTAAAAAGAGAATAAGTGAAACTGACTATTTACAAAGAAGAGGTATATCAATAGAAGTACAGGATAGATATAACATAGGTTATGATCCTAATTTTAAAAATAATACTTGGAAAGCAATAATAATTCCAACTACTCATTATTCATTTACAGCAAGGAATACTGATATAAATTCTGAAGATAGATTAAGAAAAATTGGAAAGTCTGAAATATTTAATTATTGGGAATTAGAACAAAATAAAAAAGAAAATTTCCATATAGTTGAAGGTGAAATAGATGCATTATCAATTGCTGAGGTAGGTAAAAAAGCGATAGCTTTGGGAAGTGTAAATAATATAAATCTTTTTATAAACAAAATAAAAAATGATTTACCAGGAAATATATTTTATTTAATGCTTGATAATGATGGACAAGGAATAAAGGCTCAAGAAGAACTTTATAACAAAATGAAAGATTTAAACTTAAATGTTGAAAATACAAAGATTTTGGGTAAATATAAAGATCCAAATGAATTTTTAGTTGCTGATAGGGATAATTTCATAAAGGCTTTAAATGAACTTGAAATAAATAAGGTGATAACAATGGAAGTAAATAAACTTTATTCTTATGATTTAGAGAACAAACAATTAATAAAAGAAGCACCATTTAACGATATAGGTCTTGCTGAAGTATATGAAGCTTCACAGGAATTATATAAAAA is part of the Fusobacterium nucleatum genome and encodes:
- a CDS encoding type IA DNA topoisomerase, translated to MKLIIAEKKELAEAIVVAIPGDKKYNGNSITVGDYITCWIYGHILTHKEPEEVDPSLKKWTLESLPIYFPKWDKKPLSNKIELFNTVKELICSNQVTEIIHAGDADSEGQYLVDEVLEYCSNKKPVKRLMVNDNTLGGVQKAFSKIDDNSKYISLGKSAEARAIADMIVGFSLSRYYSIINNAKLSVGRVQTPTMALVVNRDNEIKNHIKEKYYNLHLKTNINNIDIDLKYYTKEKTTDKSIHEEFINKIENRTSNLVVTKKESYRATPLPYNLSDLESDAATLFKYSAKKTMDITQSLRDKHKAITYNRSDCRYLSEEHFKEAPKIIPVVAQKLNFTVTFNFNEKSKCFNDKYVTAHHGIIPTGSSNFDEFSQEEKNIYKLIAERYFIQFLEKVKVEKTEAKTEIEEIIFKKNSIKILEPGYTKYFKVLDDEDNENEEEIENKKENDLSKIPAGEYQIEVSQSNFFIEEKETVAKKPYTEATLIKDLNNIAKYVKDPEIRELLKSKDKDKKDVNGSIGTTATIPGILEGLIEKGFLTRKEEKIVSTELAKEYLKILPESLKTPDATALWWSIQEKIARSEAKLEDLTLSVLEDVKTIVNSEHKTISSQFSKEKQEKEVIGICPKCGEIIYEGEKNFYCSGYKTGCDFKLWKKIKVFNQKEVTITKQDAKTLLNKGTILITGLTNKAGKKYKANFKLEISDKYVNLSLDSFVN